CGGATCCCGAGGTCGATGTACCACTGCAGGCGGGTCTCGATCCAGTACTTGTGCCAGTCCGGCGCGGTCGACGGCTCGACGAAGAACTCCATCTCCATCTGCTCGAACTCGCGGGTGCGGAAGATGAAGTTGCCCGGGGTGATCTCGTTGCGGAAGCTCTTGCCGATCTGGCCGATGCCGAACGGAGGCTTCTTGCGGGATGTGGTCACCACATTGGCGAAGTTGACGAAAATGCCCTGCGCGGTCTCCGGACGCAGGTAGTGCAGACCTTCCTCGGACTCGATCGGCCCGAGGTAGGTCTTGAGCATCATGTTGAAATCGCGCGGCTCGGTCCACTGACCCTTCGTGCCGCAGTCCGGACAGACGATCTCGGCCATCGGCACGGCGTCCGGGTCGGCGAGTCCGTCCTTGGCGCCCCGCTTCTCGAAATAGGCCTCCTGCAGGTGGTCCTGCCGGTGCCGCTTGTGGCAGTTCAGGCATTCCACCAGCGGGTCGTTGAACACCGCGACGTGACCGGAGGCCACCCACACCTGCCGCGGCAGGATGATCGCCGAGTCCAGGCCGACGACATCGTCACGACCGGTGACCACGGAACGCCACCACTGCTTCTTGATGTTCTCCTTGAGCTCCACGCCCAGTGGCCCGTAGTCCCATGCGGACTTGGTGCCGCCGTAGATCTCGCCCGATTGGTAGACGAGGCCACGGCGTTTCGCCAGGTTTGCAACGGTGTCGATGATCGAAGGAGACGAAGCCACGGGTCAACAGCGTAGCGACGACCTGCGGCGGGTCGCGCCGGGGCTGGTGCGTGGCGGGCGTTGACATGCACGGATCTGCATGTATTCTGACCCGTAATGAAAATCATTTCCAATTCTGCCACGGCCGAGGACCATTCCGCGCACTCCCATCCGAGTACGCCGTTCCCCGAGTTGCCCGCCCGCGAGGTCCTGGACAATGCCGGCGATCTGCTGCGCGCGCTGGCCGCGCCGCTGCGCATCGCGATCGTGCTGCAGTTGCGCGAATCGATGCGCTGCGTCCACGAGCTGGTCGACGCGCTCGACGTGCCCCAACCACTGGTCAGCCAACACCTGCGAATCCTGAAGTCCGCGGGCGTGGTGGCTGGGGAACGCAGCGGGCGCGAGGTGATGTACCGCCTCGTCGACCATCACCTCGCCGAGATCGTCATCGCCGCCGTGACCCACGCTTCGGAGGACGATCGATGAACACACCGGTGCGATCGACCAAACAGCGCGCGGCCATCTCGGCACTGCTGGAGAACATCGACGACTTCCGGTCCGCGCAGGAACTCCACGATGAGCTGCGCAAGCAGGGCGAGGGCATCGGGCTGACCACCGTGTACCGCACCCTGCAGTCGATGGCCACCGCAGGCCAGGTCGACACCCTGCGCACCGACACCGGCGAGTCCGTTTACCGCCGCTGCTCGGACCAGCACCACCATCACCTGGTGTGCCGGGTCTGCGGCAGCACCGTGGAGGTCGACGGCGGTGCCGCCGAGGTGTGGGCTGACGAGGTCGCCGCCGAACACGGATTCACCGAGGTCTCACATACCATCGAGATCTTCGGGCTGTGCGGGCCCTGCGCGGTCAGCTGACCCGCACGAGCTCCAGCACCGTATCCCTGGTCAGCGGGGCCAGTTCGATATCACCGGGTGCGTGTGGATCGATCCAGGCCATCTCGGCGATCTCGGCCGCCGCGGACGGCGGACCGTCGAGTTCGACGAGGAAGAGATCGGCGGCCACTCGATGACCGGGCTCGTTGGCCGCGGCGGCATCGTGGTGGCCGAGGTCGCGCACCGAGTCGGCGACGATTCCCACCCCGAGTTCCTCGATGATCTCGCGGTAAAGAGTCTGCAGTGGCGTCTCCCCCGGTTCGAGTTTGCCGCCGGGCTGCATGAACGCCGTCGTCCCGCGCTTGCGGACCACCAACACGTGTGCACGCGCGTCGAGCACGACGGCCGCGACCACCCGGATGACGGCGCTCACGCCACCAACGTCCGGCGCACATCGGCGCCGGTTGCCAGCACCATCATGATCAAAGTGCCCAGCGCCTCATCAGCCAGTCCGGACGCGGGAAAGTTGTAGCGCAGCAACACATCTGCCGACTCGTCCTTCTCGATCAGCGAGACCGTGCCCAACAGGGTGTTCCTGGTGTGCCCGGCGACGATCCCGCGCAGCGCGTCATCGAGCGGCTGGTCCCAGACCAGGATCTGGTTCAGCGAGACCATATCCAGCCCCTCGCCCACACTGACCACCCGCAGCGAGGCGAACGTCCCGTCATGGTGCACCGTCAGCGCACCGTCCTCCTCGCGGGTGGCCGGCAGCAAGGCCTCGACGACGGCTGCCAGTCGGTCCTGTAGTGACATCAGGCTCGCCCGAAGCGACGATTGCGGTTCACGTACTCCTCGCACGCCGCCCACAGATCGCGGCGATCGTAATCCGGCCACAGCTTGTCCTGGAAGACGTACTCGGCGTATGCGGCCTGCCAGAGCAGGAAGTTGCTGGCACGTTGCTCACCGGAGGTCCGGATGAACAGGTCGACATCGGGAATATCGGGTCGGTGCAGATGCCTGGCGAACGAGGCCTCGCTGATCCGGCCGGGGTTGATCTTGCCGTCGGCCGCCTCCTCGGCGAGTTTCCGTGCGGCCTCGACGATCTCGGTGCGTCCGCCGTAGTTGACGCAGTAGTTGACGGTGATGACGTCGTTGCCGACGGTCATCTGCTCGGCGATGTCGAACTCCTTGATGACGCTGCTCCACATCCGCGGTCGCGACCCCACCCAGCGCATGTTGACGCCCATCGCGTCCAGGTTTTCCCGGCGCCGGCGTACCACCTCGCGGTTGAAGCCCATCAGGAAGCGCACCTCTTCGGTGCTGCGCTTCCAGTTCTCGGTGGAGAACGCGTACACCGACAGGTGCTTGATACCCAGTTCGATGGCTCCGCAGGTGATGTCGATCAGCACCGCCTCGCCCATCTTGTGGCCCTCGGTGCGTCCCAGCCCGCGTTGGGTGGCCCAGCGCCCGTTACCGTCCATCACCACCGCGACATGGTTGGGGACCTGGTCGGCGGGGATCTGCGGGGCCACCGCCTTGGAGGGGTGCTGCGGCGGCCGGGAGAACCGGCCGTTGGTCTTGGGCGGCAGGTCGGGGAACACCACCGGCCACGTCGAGGTGTCCGGGAATTCCGGATAGTCCTCAGGCGCCGGGGGCAGCTGCGGGTAGGTGACCTTGCCCCGTTTGATTGCCATGCGCCATATCCTGCCCGAACACCACCGTCCGGCGTTCAACGGCCGCACTATCGACCCGGTAGACCCGCTCCACCAGCGGCAATGTCCGCAGCTGACGTTCCAGGTGCCATTGCAGGTGCGCGGCAACCAGTCCGCTGGCCTGGCTGCGGTGCGACGTGGTGGAGGCTTGCGCAAACTCCCAGTCCCCGTCGTGCAGCGCAGACATCAGCTCCAGCACAGCTTGGGCGGGGGTTGCCGAGCCGGACGGTCGGCAGTGCACACACACGCTGCCCCCGGCGGCCACGTTGAAGGCCCGGTGCGGGCCCGGTGCGGCGCACCGGGCGCACTCGGTCAGCGCAGGCGCCCAGCCCGCGATCCCCATCGCCCGCAGCAGGTACGCATCGAGCACCAGCTCACGGGGACGGCGGCCCTCCGCGACCGCCCGCAGCGCCGCCACGGTGAGACCGTGCAGTTGCGGGACGGGGGCGCGTTCCTCGCCGGCCAGGCGCTCGGCGGTCTCCAGCACCGCGCAGGCGCAGGTGTAGCGGCCGTAATCGCTGACGATGTCGGCGGCGAAGGCGTCGATGGACTGCACCTGGGTGACGATGTCGAGGTTGCGGCCGGGATGCAGCTGAACGTCGATGTGCGCAAACGGCTCCAGCCGCGCCCCGAACTTGCTGCGGGTGCGACGCACCCCCTTGGCCACCGCGCGCACCACGCCGTGCTCACGGGTGAGCAGCGTCACGATCCGGTCGGCCTCGCCGAGCTTGTGCTGGCGCAGCACCACCGCTCGATCCCGGTACAACCGCATCCGCCCAGTCTCCCATTACCCGGTGACATCGGCGCCATCGCAACGCCGGATATCCTTGGACGTCGTATGTCTGTCACCCAGAAGAATCCCGTTCGCATGCGCGTCTTTCCCACCCTCACCCAACAGCTCTACCGGCTCGCCAGCGGCGCCACGACCTCCGAAGAACTAGTACGCCAGTCCCTGACCGCCATCGAGGCCAGCCAGCCCCGCCTGAACGCATTCCGGGTCGTGCTCAGCGAACAGGCCCTCGCCGACGCCGTCGAAGCCGACCGCAAACGCGCTGCCGGACAACATCTTCCACTCTTGGGCATTCCGATCGCGGTCAAGGATGACGTGGATGTCGCCGGCGTGCCGACCCGGTTCGGGACCGTCGGCAACCCGCCGCCCGCCACCGCCGACGCCGAGGTGGTACGCCGACTGCGGGCGGCCGGGGCGGTCATCGTCGGCAAGACCAACACCTGCGAACTGGGCCAGTGGCCGTTCACCAGCGGCCCCGGCTTCGGACATACCGCCAACCCGTGGTCACCGCGGCACAGCCCCGGCGGATCCTCCGGCGGCAGCGCCGCCGCCGTGGCGGCGGGCCTTGTCACCGCGGCCATCGGCTCCGACGGCGCGGGCAGTGTGCGCATCCCAGCGGCCTGGACCCATCTGGTGGGCATCAAGCCACAGCGTGGCCGGATATCCACCTGGCCGCTGCCCGAGGCGTTCAACGGCATCACCGTCAACGGCGTGTTGGCCCGCACCGTCACCGATGCCGCCATCGTGCTGGACGCCGCGTCCGGCAACGCCGACGGCGATCTGCACAAACCGGCTCCAGTGCGGGTGTCCGACCATGTCGGCCGGGCGCCGGGCGCGCTGCGGGTGGCGGTGTCCACCGCCCTGCCGTTCACCTTCTTCCGGTCCACGCTGCATCCGGAGATCCGCGCGGCCCTGCACCGCGTCGCAGGACAACTCGAACAGCTCGGCCATCACACCGTCCGAGCGGACCCGGACTACCACCTCAAGATGTCGTGGAACTTCCTGGCCCGCTCCACCGCGGGCTTGGTCGAGTGGTCCCAGCGGCTGGGCTCCGATGTCGAGCTGGACAAGCGCACCCTCAGCAATATCCGCACCGGATGGGCGCTCTCCCAGAACACCCTGCGCAAGGCGCGCGCGGCCGAGGCCGAGACCCAGCGCCGCATCGGCTGGATCTTCAACATCGCCGATGTCGTGCTCGCCCCTACCACCGCTCAGCCCCCGCCACTGGTCGACGAGTACGACGATCGCGGTCCGCTGGCCACCGACCGGGCCATGATCCGCGCCTGCCCCGCGACCTGGCCGTGGAATCTGCTCGGCTGGCCCTCGATCAACATCCCCGCCGGATTCACCGCCGACGGTCTGCCCATCGGGGTCCAGCTGATGGGACCGGCCGACAGCGAACCGTTGCTGATCTCGCTGGCCGGTCAGCTCGAGGCGGTGAACGGCTGGATGGCCCAGCAGCCCGAACCGTGGTGGCAGGAGTAGGCGCTCACGTAATGTGCTCGTTCATGTCGTCGTTGCTGCCGTCGCCGCTGTTGATGTCGTCACGCCGCTGGGTGACCGCCCTGCCGGTGGTCGCACTGGCCGTCGGGCCGGTGCTGACCGCACCGGCCGCCCACGCCGACAACCGTCGCCTCAACGACGGCGTGGTCGCCAACGTCTACACCGTTCAGCACCAGGCCGGTTGCACCAATGATGTCAAGATCAACCCGAAGCTGCGGCTGGCCGCGCAGTGGCACACCAACGATGTGCTGAACAACCGAGCGCTGAACGCCGATATCGGTTCCGACGGCACGACGGTCGCCGACCGCGCCCGCAATGCCGGGTACGCCGGTGCGGTGGCCGAGACGGTGGCGATCAACCCGGCGTTGGCGATCAGCGGTATCGAGCTGATCAACCAGTGGTATCACCGGCCCGACTACTACGCGATCATGGCCGATTGCACCAACGTCGATATCGGCGTGTGGTCGGAGAGCGTCCTGGACCGCACCGTGGTGGTCGCGGTGTACGGCAAGGGTGACGGCGCGCCGCCGGTGCCCTCGAACATCCGTGACTTCGGGCAGGTTCCGGGCTGGACGCCCTGAGGCTCAGAACCCCAGGCGGCCGAGCTGTTTGGGATCACGCTGCCAGTTCTTGGCGACCTTGACCCGTAGCTCCAGGAACACCTTGGTACCCAACAGCTTCTCGATCTGGTGACGGGCCGCGGTACCGACCTCGCGCAATCGCGCCCCGCCCTTGCCGATCACGATGCCCTTCTGGCTGTCCCGTTCGACGTAGAGGATGGCGCGCACATCCAGCAGCGGGTCGTCCTCGGGCCGTCCCTCGCGTTCCTCGACCTCGTCGATGACGACGGCCAGTGAGTGCGGTAGCTCGTCGCGCACCCCCTCGAGCGCGGCCTCACGGATCAGCTCGGCCATCAGGACTTCCTCGGGTTCGTCGGTCAGCTCGCCGTCGGGGTAGAACGCCGGCCCCGGTTCCAGATGGGAGACCAGCACATCAGTGAGGACGTCGATCTGCTGCCCGGCGGTCGCCGAGACCGGGACGATATCGACGGCCTTGGCGCCGAACTCCTCCTGCACGGCGATCAGTTGCTCAGCCACCTTCTCCCGGGACACCTTGTCGGTCTTGGTGACCACCACGATCAGCGTGGTCCGCGGCGCGACAGCGCAGATCTGTTCGAAGATCCAGCGGTCGCCGGGACCGATGCCCTCGTCGGCGGGGATGCAGAAGCCGATCACGTCGACCTCCGAGTAGGTGTCCTTCACCAGCTCGTTGAGCCGCTTCCCGAGCAGGGTGCGCGGCCGGTGCAGGCCGGGGGTGTCGACGAGGACGATCTGGAAGTTCTCCCGGTGCACGATGCCGCGGATGGTGTGCCGGGTGGTCTGCGGCCGATTGGAGGTGATGGCCACCTTCTGCCCCACCAGCGCGTTGGTCAGGGTGGACTTGCCGGTGTTGGGGCGACCGACGAAACAGACGAAACCGGACCGGAATTCGTCGCTCACCGGGACTCCAGCGGGGCGCCCGCGCGGTCGGTGACGATGACGGCGGCACCGGGCGACAGCTCTGTCACCGCGGCGATACCGGCGTCCTCGGCCGAGCCGCCGACCAGCACCGCGGCCTCGAATCCCGCGGCACCGCTGGACACCGCTGCGGCCACCGCGGCCTGCAACGCGGTCAGCTGCAACGCCGCCAGCCGGACCGGCGCGCCGGCATAGGTCCGGCCGTCCAGGTCCCGCACCGCAGCGCCCTCGGGCGCCTCGGCGCGGCCCATCGCCCCGCGCGCCAGCGTCACCAGCTTGGCGTCCTCGTCCTGCACAGTCATGTACCGCTCTCCTCGCTGGGGCTGGGTTCCTCGGGACTGATCAACACGGTGCCGACGCGCACCCGGCCACGATGGTCCGGCCCGCCCTCGGCGCGCAACCGCAGCCCGTTCCAGCTGACCTGTGCACCTGGCAACGGCACCCGGCCCAACTCATGGGCCAGCAGACCGCCGACGGTGTCGACCTCCAGGTCCTCGTCGATGCGCAGATCATCGTAGAGCTCGGTGAGGTCCTCGATCGGCACCCGTGCCGACACCCGGAAGGTGCTGTCCCCCAGCTCCTCCCAAGGCGCCACTTCACCGGCGTCATACTCGTCGTTGATCTCCCCGACGATCTCCTCCAGCACATCCTCGATGGTGACCAAACCGGCGATGGCACCGTACTCGTCGACCAGCAGGGCCATGTGATTTCGGTCGCGCTGCATTTCCCGCAGCAGGGTGTCCAGCGGTTTGGAGTCGGGCACGAATACCGCGGGACGCATCAGATCGGCGACCCGGATGTCCATCCTGGCGCGTTCCAGCCGGGTCTGCTGGACCAGATCCTTGAGGTAGATGACACCGACGACATCATCGACGTTCTCCCCGATGACCGGCAGACGGGAATGCCCACTGCGCACCGCCAGCGAGGTCGCCTGGGCCACGGTCTTGTCGCTCTCGATCCACACCATCTCGGTGCGCGGCACCATCACCTCGCGTGCCGGAGTGTCACCGAGTTCGAACACCGACTGGATCATCCGGCGCTCGTCATCGGCCACCACGCCGCGCTGCTGTGCCAGATCGACCACCTCACGCAGCTCGATTTCGGAGGCGAACGGGCCGTTGCGGAATCCGCGTCCCGGAGTGAGCGCGTTACCGATCAGCACCAGCAGTCGGCTCACCGGGGTGAGCAGCACCGAGATCGCGTGCAACGGCAGCGCCGAGGCGAGTGCGATGGTGTAGGCATTCTGCCTACCGACGGTGCGTGGTCCGACACCGATGACCACGAAGCTGACCACCACCATGGTGGCCGCGGCGGTGAACAGGCCCCATTCGACGCCCAGCGGGCCGTCCAGATAGGACACCAGCAGCACGGTGGCGCTCACCTCGCAGGTGATCCGCAGCAGCACAACGAGATTGATGTAGCGGGGTCGGTCGGCCAACACCCGGGCCAACCGCATCGCACCGGGGCGCTCATCGCGCACCATCTCCTCGACCCTGGCCAACGAGGCGGTGCTGATGGCCGCGTCGACGGCCGCGAAGAGTCCGCCCAGCCCGATCAGCAGCACGGCACCGATCAACGGTGCTATCCCGGTCACGGCTGATCGAAGTATCGCGACCCGTCCAGCAGCCGGCGATCCTTCGCGTTCTGCAGATCCTGGCGGTACGCCTCGACCTGGTCGGCCACCCATTCCTCGAGGAGGCGACGCTGCAAGGCGAACATCTCCTTCTCCTCATCGGGTTCGGCATGGTCGTAACCGAGCAGATGCAGCACGCCGTGCACGGTCAGCAGCGC
This DNA window, taken from Mycolicibacterium neoaurum, encodes the following:
- a CDS encoding NUDIX domain-containing protein, whose translation is MSAVIRVVAAVVLDARAHVLVVRKRGTTAFMQPGGKLEPGETPLQTLYREIIEELGVGIVADSVRDLGHHDAAAANEPGHRVAADLFLVELDGPPSAAAEIAEMAWIDPHAPGDIELAPLTRDTVLELVRVS
- the era gene encoding GTPase Era, whose amino-acid sequence is MSDEFRSGFVCFVGRPNTGKSTLTNALVGQKVAITSNRPQTTRHTIRGIVHRENFQIVLVDTPGLHRPRTLLGKRLNELVKDTYSEVDVIGFCIPADEGIGPGDRWIFEQICAVAPRTTLIVVVTKTDKVSREKVAEQLIAVQEEFGAKAVDIVPVSATAGQQIDVLTDVLVSHLEPGPAFYPDGELTDEPEEVLMAELIREAALEGVRDELPHSLAVVIDEVEEREGRPEDDPLLDVRAILYVERDSQKGIVIGKGGARLREVGTAARHQIEKLLGTKVFLELRVKVAKNWQRDPKQLGRLGF
- a CDS encoding decaprenyl diphosphate synthase; protein product: MAIKRGKVTYPQLPPAPEDYPEFPDTSTWPVVFPDLPPKTNGRFSRPPQHPSKAVAPQIPADQVPNHVAVVMDGNGRWATQRGLGRTEGHKMGEAVLIDITCGAIELGIKHLSVYAFSTENWKRSTEEVRFLMGFNREVVRRRRENLDAMGVNMRWVGSRPRMWSSVIKEFDIAEQMTVGNDVITVNYCVNYGGRTEIVEAARKLAEEAADGKINPGRISEASFARHLHRPDIPDVDLFIRTSGEQRASNFLLWQAAYAEYVFQDKLWPDYDRRDLWAACEEYVNRNRRFGRA
- a CDS encoding cytidine deaminase translates to MTVQDEDAKLVTLARGAMGRAEAPEGAAVRDLDGRTYAGAPVRLAALQLTALQAAVAAAVSSGAAGFEAAVLVGGSAEDAGIAAVTELSPGAAVIVTDRAGAPLESR
- a CDS encoding amidase; this translates as MSVTQKNPVRMRVFPTLTQQLYRLASGATTSEELVRQSLTAIEASQPRLNAFRVVLSEQALADAVEADRKRAAGQHLPLLGIPIAVKDDVDVAGVPTRFGTVGNPPPATADAEVVRRLRAAGAVIVGKTNTCELGQWPFTSGPGFGHTANPWSPRHSPGGSSGGSAAAVAAGLVTAAIGSDGAGSVRIPAAWTHLVGIKPQRGRISTWPLPEAFNGITVNGVLARTVTDAAIVLDAASGNADGDLHKPAPVRVSDHVGRAPGALRVAVSTALPFTFFRSTLHPEIRAALHRVAGQLEQLGHHTVRADPDYHLKMSWNFLARSTAGLVEWSQRLGSDVELDKRTLSNIRTGWALSQNTLRKARAAEAETQRRIGWIFNIADVVLAPTTAQPPPLVDEYDDRGPLATDRAMIRACPATWPWNLLGWPSINIPAGFTADGLPIGVQLMGPADSEPLLISLAGQLEAVNGWMAQQPEPWWQE
- a CDS encoding hemolysin family protein, encoding MTGIAPLIGAVLLIGLGGLFAAVDAAISTASLARVEEMVRDERPGAMRLARVLADRPRYINLVVLLRITCEVSATVLLVSYLDGPLGVEWGLFTAAATMVVVSFVVIGVGPRTVGRQNAYTIALASALPLHAISVLLTPVSRLLVLIGNALTPGRGFRNGPFASEIELREVVDLAQQRGVVADDERRMIQSVFELGDTPAREVMVPRTEMVWIESDKTVAQATSLAVRSGHSRLPVIGENVDDVVGVIYLKDLVQQTRLERARMDIRVADLMRPAVFVPDSKPLDTLLREMQRDRNHMALLVDEYGAIAGLVTIEDVLEEIVGEINDEYDAGEVAPWEELGDSTFRVSARVPIEDLTELYDDLRIDEDLEVDTVGGLLAHELGRVPLPGAQVSWNGLRLRAEGGPDHRGRVRVGTVLISPEEPSPSEESGT
- a CDS encoding Fur family transcriptional regulator codes for the protein MNTPVRSTKQRAAISALLENIDDFRSAQELHDELRKQGEGIGLTTVYRTLQSMATAGQVDTLRTDTGESVYRRCSDQHHHHLVCRVCGSTVEVDGGAAEVWADEVAAEHGFTEVSHTIEIFGLCGPCAVS
- a CDS encoding glycine--tRNA ligase — translated: MASSPSIIDTVANLAKRRGLVYQSGEIYGGTKSAWDYGPLGVELKENIKKQWWRSVVTGRDDVVGLDSAIILPRQVWVASGHVAVFNDPLVECLNCHKRHRQDHLQEAYFEKRGAKDGLADPDAVPMAEIVCPDCGTKGQWTEPRDFNMMLKTYLGPIESEEGLHYLRPETAQGIFVNFANVVTTSRKKPPFGIGQIGKSFRNEITPGNFIFRTREFEQMEMEFFVEPSTAPDWHKYWIETRLQWYIDLGIRPENLRLYEHPLEKLSHYSAGTTDIEYKFGFTGNPWGELEGIANRTDHDLSSHAKSSGVELTYYDQASDTRYTPYVIEPAAGLTRSLMAFLVDSYREDEAPNAKGGVDKRTVLKLDPRLAPVKAAVLPLSRHADLSPKAKDLAAELRQSWNVEFDDAGAIGRRYRRQDEIGTPFCLTLDFDSLEDHAVTVRERDAMTQERVAISEVSNYLAVRLKGC
- a CDS encoding metalloregulator ArsR/SmtB family transcription factor; protein product: MKIISNSATAEDHSAHSHPSTPFPELPAREVLDNAGDLLRALAAPLRIAIVLQLRESMRCVHELVDALDVPQPLVSQHLRILKSAGVVAGERSGREVMYRLVDHHLAEIVIAAVTHASEDDR
- the recO gene encoding DNA repair protein RecO, which translates into the protein MRLYRDRAVVLRQHKLGEADRIVTLLTREHGVVRAVAKGVRRTRSKFGARLEPFAHIDVQLHPGRNLDIVTQVQSIDAFAADIVSDYGRYTCACAVLETAERLAGEERAPVPQLHGLTVAALRAVAEGRRPRELVLDAYLLRAMGIAGWAPALTECARCAAPGPHRAFNVAAGGSVCVHCRPSGSATPAQAVLELMSALHDGDWEFAQASTTSHRSQASGLVAAHLQWHLERQLRTLPLVERVYRVDSAAVERRTVVFGQDMAHGNQTGQGHLPAAAPGA
- a CDS encoding CAP domain-containing protein; translated protein: MSSRRWVTALPVVALAVGPVLTAPAAHADNRRLNDGVVANVYTVQHQAGCTNDVKINPKLRLAAQWHTNDVLNNRALNADIGSDGTTVADRARNAGYAGAVAETVAINPALAISGIELINQWYHRPDYYAIMADCTNVDIGVWSESVLDRTVVVAVYGKGDGAPPVPSNIRDFGQVPGWTP